From one Streptomyces sp. 846.5 genomic stretch:
- a CDS encoding alpha/beta hydrolase-fold protein → MALNGLPFLVATIVFALVLTLLTLAVWNRLPGPKAVRVGVRMMMLTVTQGAAVLVTLVCVNNSYAFYDSWSDLMGTQTGAAQFEDGTAGIRQSSLSAAVPVLASFHQGAQGLQVADPVGARSHIHGQLLVWLPPEYDDPAHAGERFPVVMLLPGQPGTPMSWFDAMNGQDELARLVEAHEARPMILVAAKSNTLGTEDAGCVDLPGGPKTDTWLAKDVPAIVKSRFRVSNDPYDWSVMGYSAGGYCATDLAVHHPNVFHSAVSISGYNAPEAGVVLRRPALRAANNPLLVMRRAARQPDVALLLTGSLEDGDTVRDARALVNALRAPATGDVATVARGGHNMDVWQEMLPTAFQWISRHLR, encoded by the coding sequence ATGGCCCTGAACGGTCTTCCGTTCCTCGTCGCGACCATCGTGTTCGCACTGGTACTGACTCTGCTCACGCTCGCGGTCTGGAACCGGCTCCCCGGTCCGAAGGCGGTGCGGGTCGGCGTGCGGATGATGATGCTGACGGTGACCCAGGGTGCGGCGGTGCTGGTGACGCTGGTGTGCGTGAACAACAGCTACGCCTTCTACGACTCCTGGTCGGACCTGATGGGGACGCAGACCGGAGCGGCGCAGTTCGAGGACGGGACCGCCGGCATACGGCAGAGCTCGCTGAGCGCAGCGGTGCCGGTGCTCGCCAGCTTCCACCAGGGGGCGCAGGGGCTCCAGGTCGCCGACCCGGTCGGAGCCCGGTCGCACATCCACGGTCAGCTGCTGGTCTGGCTGCCGCCCGAGTACGACGACCCCGCGCACGCCGGGGAGCGCTTCCCGGTGGTGATGCTGCTGCCGGGGCAGCCGGGCACCCCGATGTCCTGGTTCGACGCCATGAACGGGCAGGACGAGCTGGCCCGGCTGGTGGAGGCGCACGAGGCCCGGCCGATGATCCTGGTCGCGGCCAAGTCGAACACCCTGGGCACCGAGGACGCCGGCTGCGTCGACCTCCCCGGCGGGCCGAAGACCGACACCTGGCTCGCCAAGGACGTCCCGGCGATCGTCAAGAGCCGGTTCCGGGTCTCCAACGACCCCTACGACTGGTCGGTGATGGGCTATTCGGCCGGCGGCTACTGCGCCACCGACCTGGCCGTGCACCACCCCAATGTGTTCCACTCCGCGGTCAGCATCTCCGGGTACAACGCCCCGGAGGCCGGGGTGGTGCTGCGCCGGCCTGCGCTGCGGGCGGCGAACAACCCGCTGCTGGTGATGAGGCGGGCGGCCCGCCAGCCGGACGTCGCGCTGCTGCTCACCGGCAGCCTGGAGGACGGCGACACGGTGCGGGACGCCCGCGCCCTGGTGAACGCGCTGCGGGCGCCGGCCACCGGCGACGTGGCCACGGTCGCGCGCGGCGGCCACAACATGGACGTCTGGCAGGAGATGCTGCCGACCGCGTTCCAGTGGATCTCCCGGCACCTGCGCTGA
- a CDS encoding discoidin domain-containing protein, producing the protein MGAPPLGSARSSARTLLRTAALAAVALSLFFYALVAGPVTARAADTLLSQGKPATSSSTETTGAGLAAANAVDGNTGTRWASAWSDPQWLQVDLGSSYSIDKVVLNWENYATAYQIQVSNDAGNWTSVYSTTTGAGGTETLNVSGTGRYVRMYGTVRENGYGYSLWEFQVYGLASSATPTPSATPTPTPTATGSTPPGNWTSVWSDNFSGGSGSAPSSANWITDTGTQYQNGAANWGTGEVETDTNSAANVAVDGSGHLNLTAVRDGSGNWTSGRVETQRSDFAAPAGGQLMISASVKQPNPANGLGYWPAFKAVGAQYRSDMTTWPQMGESDILEDVNGRSQLSATLHCGTAPNGNCNEYNGMTSGLASCTGCQTGYHTYTEIIDRTQSDEQIRYYLDNQQVWQVNESQVGVATWQAAVDHGFYLVADLGIGGSYPNAVCGCTSPSSATSSGGALSIGAVTVSTTTGTPPTPLTDPAVPTGASTVHVTGAQGNWQLSVNGAPYQVKGVTWGPSTATAMAHMRDLKSLGVNTVRTWGTDGTTQPLLDAASAFGVKVINGFWLNQGADYVNDTAYRTSTLNSIVSWVDAYKNDPAVLMWDVGNEVILTTQDHYTGAAVEQQRIAYAQYVEQIVQAIHAADPNHPVTSTDAYTGAWPYYKQYTPDLDLYAVNSYGAVCNVKTDWVNGGYTKPYIVTESGDSGEWEVPNDANGVPTQPTDVQMRDGYTSAWNCISGHTGVSFGGTLFNYGQENDFGGIWFNLIPEAWKRLSYYSVAKDYGGSPQQNTPPVITSMTLSNTTTVPSGGTFNVTTGTSDPNGDLIRYNLMYSSKYVDGGTGLQQVTFTQTGDGQFTATAPKTLGVWKVYVYAYDGHGNVGVETRSFRVVAPPVNGTNVAKGKPTTASSFQTANGNFTPGQATDGDWTTRWASNWDDAEWLQVDLGQTTAIHHVQLGWEAAYGKAYQVQVSNDGANWTTVYSTTTATGGVDDFDVTGSGRYVRLNLTQRGTAYGYSLYEFGVYA; encoded by the coding sequence ATGGGAGCACCACCCCTTGGTTCCGCGCGCAGTTCCGCGCGCACTCTGCTGAGAACGGCGGCGCTGGCCGCCGTAGCGCTCTCGCTGTTCTTCTACGCCCTGGTCGCCGGGCCGGTCACGGCCCGTGCGGCCGACACCCTGCTCTCCCAGGGCAAGCCGGCCACCTCCTCGTCCACCGAGACGACCGGCGCCGGGCTGGCCGCGGCCAACGCCGTGGACGGCAACACCGGCACCCGCTGGGCCAGCGCCTGGAGCGACCCGCAGTGGCTGCAGGTCGACCTCGGCAGCAGTTACAGCATCGACAAGGTGGTGCTGAACTGGGAGAACTACGCGACGGCGTACCAGATCCAGGTGTCGAACGACGCCGGCAACTGGACCAGCGTCTACTCCACCACCACCGGCGCCGGCGGCACCGAGACCCTGAACGTCAGCGGCACCGGCCGCTATGTGCGGATGTACGGGACGGTGCGCGAGAACGGCTACGGCTACTCGCTGTGGGAGTTCCAGGTGTACGGCCTGGCCTCCTCCGCCACCCCGACGCCCTCCGCCACGCCGACCCCGACGCCCACTGCCACCGGGTCCACCCCGCCCGGCAATTGGACCAGCGTCTGGAGCGACAACTTCTCCGGCGGGTCCGGCAGCGCGCCCTCCTCGGCCAACTGGATCACCGACACCGGCACCCAGTACCAGAACGGCGCCGCCAACTGGGGCACCGGCGAGGTCGAGACCGACACCAACAGCGCCGCCAATGTCGCGGTCGACGGCAGCGGCCACCTCAACCTCACCGCGGTCAGGGACGGCAGCGGCAACTGGACCTCGGGTCGGGTGGAGACCCAGCGCAGCGACTTCGCGGCGCCCGCCGGCGGCCAGCTGATGATCTCCGCCTCCGTCAAGCAGCCCAACCCGGCCAACGGGCTGGGCTACTGGCCCGCCTTCAAGGCGGTCGGCGCCCAGTACCGCAGCGACATGACCACCTGGCCGCAGATGGGTGAGAGCGACATCCTGGAGGACGTCAACGGCCGCAGCCAGCTCTCGGCGACCCTGCACTGCGGGACCGCGCCCAACGGCAACTGCAACGAGTACAACGGCATGACCAGCGGACTGGCCAGCTGCACCGGCTGCCAGACCGGATACCACACCTACACCGAGATCATCGACCGCACCCAGTCCGACGAGCAGATCCGCTACTACCTGGACAACCAGCAGGTGTGGCAGGTCAATGAATCCCAGGTCGGCGTCGCCACCTGGCAGGCGGCCGTGGACCACGGCTTCTACCTGGTCGCGGACCTGGGCATCGGCGGCTCCTACCCCAACGCGGTCTGTGGCTGCACCTCGCCGAGCAGCGCCACCAGTTCGGGCGGCGCGCTGAGCATCGGCGCGGTCACGGTGTCCACCACCACCGGCACCCCGCCCACCCCGCTGACCGACCCGGCGGTGCCGACCGGCGCCAGTACCGTGCACGTCACCGGCGCGCAGGGGAACTGGCAGCTTAGCGTCAACGGGGCGCCGTACCAGGTCAAGGGAGTGACCTGGGGTCCCTCGACGGCCACCGCCATGGCCCATATGCGGGACCTGAAGTCACTGGGCGTCAACACCGTCCGCACCTGGGGCACCGACGGCACCACCCAGCCGCTGCTGGACGCCGCCTCCGCCTTCGGGGTCAAGGTGATCAACGGCTTCTGGCTGAACCAGGGCGCCGACTACGTCAACGACACCGCGTACAGGACCAGCACCCTCAACTCCATCGTGTCCTGGGTCGACGCCTACAAGAACGACCCGGCGGTGCTGATGTGGGACGTCGGCAACGAGGTGATCCTGACCACCCAGGACCACTACACCGGCGCGGCGGTGGAGCAGCAGCGGATCGCCTACGCCCAGTACGTGGAACAGATCGTCCAGGCGATCCACGCGGCCGACCCCAACCACCCGGTGACCTCGACCGACGCCTACACCGGCGCCTGGCCGTACTACAAGCAGTACACCCCGGACCTGGACCTCTACGCCGTCAACTCCTACGGCGCGGTGTGCAATGTGAAGACCGACTGGGTCAACGGCGGTTACACCAAGCCCTACATCGTCACCGAGTCCGGTGACTCCGGGGAGTGGGAGGTCCCCAACGACGCCAACGGCGTGCCCACCCAGCCCACCGACGTCCAGATGCGCGACGGCTACACCAGCGCCTGGAACTGCATCTCCGGTCACACCGGGGTCTCCTTCGGCGGCACCCTGTTCAACTACGGCCAGGAGAACGACTTCGGCGGCATCTGGTTCAACCTGATCCCGGAGGCCTGGAAGCGGCTGTCCTACTACTCGGTGGCCAAGGACTACGGCGGCAGCCCGCAGCAGAACACCCCGCCGGTGATCACCAGCATGACGCTGAGCAACACCACCACCGTTCCGTCCGGCGGCACCTTCAACGTCACCACCGGCACCAGCGACCCCAACGGCGACCTGATCCGCTACAACCTGATGTACAGCAGCAAGTACGTGGACGGCGGCACCGGGCTGCAGCAGGTGACGTTCACCCAGACCGGGGACGGGCAGTTCACCGCCACCGCGCCGAAGACCCTGGGCGTCTGGAAGGTCTACGTCTACGCCTACGACGGGCACGGCAACGTCGGTGTGGAGACCCGCTCGTTCAGGGTGGTCGCCCCGCCGGTGAACGGGACGAACGTGGCCAAGGGCAAACCCACCACGGCGTCTTCCTTCCAGACCGCCAACGGCAACTTCACCCCCGGCCAGGCCACCGACGGTGACTGGACCACCCGTTGGGCCAGCAACTGGGACGACGCCGAGTGGCTGCAGGTCGACCTGGGCCAGACCACCGCGATCCACCACGTCCAACTCGGCTGGGAGGCCGCGTACGGCAAGGCGTACCAGGTCCAGGTGTCCAACGACGGCGCCAACTGGACCACGGTCTACTCCACCACCACGGCGACCGGCGGCGTCGACGACTTCGACGTCACCGGGTCGGGCCGCTATGTGCGGCTGAACCTCACCCAGCGCGGCACCGCCTACGGCTACTCGCTGTACGAGTTCGGCGTCTACGCCTGA
- a CDS encoding phosphatase PAP2 family protein codes for MAGRPAHAILPPALRGWLGPVAALAALVVVVLGVCFAGHHQPGTVDGWLRSAVVRVRPPGWQSVALDLDAMGEPTGAVTLVVTLVVGCLLLRRPRAAVLTAAGAGLAVVASSLLKHVVGRTIHGENLSYPSGHTAFATALALAVALLAAERLGRPAGFLLVLTAALVAGAAMGWAEIALDAHYPTDVLGGWCVALAVVPATASLVDWTADVGRRERR; via the coding sequence GTGGCCGGTCGCCCGGCGCACGCGATACTCCCTCCGGCACTGCGCGGGTGGCTCGGGCCGGTCGCGGCTCTCGCCGCGCTGGTGGTCGTCGTGCTCGGGGTCTGCTTCGCCGGACACCACCAGCCCGGCACGGTGGACGGGTGGCTCCGGTCGGCGGTGGTCCGGGTGCGGCCCCCCGGGTGGCAGTCCGTCGCCCTCGACCTGGACGCGATGGGGGAGCCCACCGGCGCGGTGACGCTGGTCGTGACGCTCGTGGTGGGTTGTCTGCTGCTGCGGCGTCCGCGCGCGGCGGTGCTCACCGCGGCCGGGGCCGGCCTGGCCGTGGTGGCGTCGAGTCTGCTCAAGCATGTGGTGGGACGCACCATCCACGGTGAGAACCTGTCCTACCCCAGCGGGCACACCGCTTTCGCCACCGCCCTCGCCCTCGCGGTGGCGCTGCTCGCGGCCGAGCGTCTGGGCCGGCCGGCCGGCTTCCTGCTCGTGCTGACTGCGGCGCTCGTGGCCGGCGCCGCCATGGGCTGGGCGGAGATCGCCCTGGACGCGCACTACCCGACCGACGTCCTCGGCGGCTGGTGCGTGGCACTGGCGGTGGTACCGGCGACCGCGTCGCTGGTCGACTGGACAGCCGACGTCGG